In Sebaldella sp. S0638, one genomic interval encodes:
- a CDS encoding DKNYY domain-containing protein, translated as MKKLYAVTALFVFFNVYSAQAAEIYEGPCRDKNSIYYNIEKIGNIDTNKAKFFETEGMDEEYRNFVNGYLMSGEAVYYNGEKLPGTDSGTFDYVSDFYTKDKNNVYYNNVKIKNSDPETFEYIKYRYAKDKNSVYYSGRKIRNADVKTFEIVDFYRAKDKNKYYMHGEAE; from the coding sequence ATGAAAAAATTATATGCAGTTACAGCACTATTTGTATTCTTTAACGTATATTCCGCGCAGGCAGCAGAGATATATGAAGGACCGTGCAGAGATAAAAACAGTATTTATTATAATATTGAGAAAATAGGGAATATAGACACTAATAAGGCAAAATTTTTTGAAACTGAAGGTATGGACGAGGAGTATAGAAATTTTGTGAACGGTTACCTGATGAGCGGGGAAGCAGTATACTATAACGGAGAAAAACTGCCCGGCACAGATTCCGGCACTTTTGATTATGTATCGGATTTTTATACTAAAGATAAGAATAATGTATATTATAATAATGTAAAAATAAAAAACTCTGATCCTGAGACTTTTGAATATATAAAATACAGATATGCCAAGGATAAAAACTCTGTGTATTACAGCGGTAGAAAAATCAGAAATGCAGATGTAAAAACTTTTGAGATAGTAGATTTTTACAGGGCAAAAGATAAAAATAAATACTATATGCACGGGGAAGCGGAATAA
- a CDS encoding ATP-binding protein: MNSLANVSCEAVLPVTELKTTDEIERSIQKKYRKYLWSPFIKAAKEFSLIEEGDKIAVAISGGKDSLLLAKLLQELQRASRTKFELVFISMNPGFNSENLQNLQKNLDHLRIPCEIYDDNIFEIAEKMAKDYPCYMCAKMRRGSLYTKAVSLGCNKLALGHHMDDVAETVLMSIFQMSKYETMLPRLKADNFDIELIRPLYYVEEKDIIKFTVNNGILAMNCGCTVAAGKTSSKRRETKELIREMVKTNPNIKKNILNSTKNVNLEKILGWKAGGEKHSYLDEY, translated from the coding sequence ATGAACTCATTAGCAAATGTAAGCTGTGAAGCTGTATTACCAGTAACAGAACTAAAAACTACAGATGAAATAGAAAGAAGCATACAAAAAAAATACAGAAAATATTTGTGGTCACCTTTTATAAAGGCTGCAAAAGAATTTTCCCTGATAGAGGAGGGGGATAAAATAGCTGTCGCTATATCAGGGGGGAAAGACAGCCTGCTTCTGGCTAAGCTTTTACAGGAATTACAGAGGGCAAGCAGGACTAAATTCGAGCTGGTTTTTATTTCCATGAATCCCGGGTTTAATTCGGAAAATCTGCAAAATCTGCAAAAAAATCTTGATCATTTAAGAATTCCATGTGAGATATATGATGATAATATATTTGAAATAGCTGAAAAAATGGCTAAGGATTATCCGTGCTATATGTGTGCAAAAATGAGAAGGGGAAGTCTTTATACCAAAGCAGTGAGTCTGGGATGTAATAAGCTTGCTCTTGGTCATCATATGGACGATGTAGCGGAAACTGTGCTTATGAGTATCTTTCAGATGAGTAAATATGAGACAATGCTTCCAAGGCTTAAAGCTGATAATTTTGATATAGAGTTAATAAGACCGCTTTATTATGTAGAGGAAAAGGATATAATAAAGTTTACTGTGAATAACGGAATTCTGGCAATGAACTGCGGGTGTACAGTGGCAGCAGGAAAGACTTCCTCAAAAAGGCGGGAAACAAAAGAGCTTATCAGGGAGATGGTGAAAACTAACCCTAATATAAAGAAAAATATACTGAATTCCACGAAAAATGTAAATCTGGAAAAAATTCTCGGCTGGAAAGCCGGCGGGGAAAAACATAGTTATCTTGATGAGTATTGA
- a CDS encoding XdhC family protein, giving the protein MEELILKKILENLEDHKKVALVTLTDVGGSTPRDTGSLMLVWENGETYGSIGGGKVEYFVTGEAVEALKHDADRNFEHSLTPDGDLKMQCGGTVKGFIKIFRPNEKIVIAGGGHVGEKVLEVAKFLGFNCEVIDDREDYLNKPSLQKADKIMVGFYKDIVKNASIDENTYVVITTKSHITDLEFVKEVLKTKARYIGAIGSRKKQIFLRETLLKDGFSGEDIKRIYGPVGIDISNQMPEEIAVSIMAEILMVKNEGTPEHRKLEDSVVDSIIQKHLK; this is encoded by the coding sequence ATGGAAGAGTTAATTTTGAAAAAAATACTGGAAAACCTTGAAGATCATAAAAAAGTAGCATTAGTAACCTTAACAGATGTAGGAGGTTCTACACCGCGTGATACCGGTTCTCTTATGCTTGTCTGGGAAAACGGGGAGACATACGGTTCTATCGGCGGTGGAAAAGTAGAATACTTTGTAACAGGTGAAGCTGTGGAGGCATTGAAACATGATGCAGACAGAAATTTTGAACACAGTCTGACACCTGACGGGGATTTGAAAATGCAGTGCGGAGGAACTGTAAAAGGTTTTATAAAAATTTTCAGACCAAATGAAAAAATAGTTATTGCAGGCGGAGGGCATGTCGGCGAAAAAGTTTTGGAAGTAGCTAAATTTCTCGGGTTTAACTGTGAGGTAATAGACGACAGGGAAGATTATCTGAATAAGCCGAGTCTGCAAAAGGCCGATAAGATAATGGTCGGTTTTTATAAAGATATAGTAAAAAATGCTTCAATAGATGAAAATACATATGTGGTAATTACTACAAAAAGCCATATTACTGATCTTGAATTCGTAAAAGAGGTTCTGAAAACAAAAGCAAGATACATCGGGGCAATAGGAAGCCGTAAAAAGCAGATATTTCTTAGGGAGACACTTCTGAAAGACGGTTTTTCCGGAGAAGATATAAAACGTATTTACGGGCCTGTGGGGATAGATATATCAAATCAAATGCCCGAAGAGATAGCGGTGAGTATAATGGCAGAGATACTTATGGTGAAAAACGAAGGAACTCCCGAGCATAGAAAACTGGAAGATTCTGTTGTAGACAGTATAATACAGAAACATTTGAAATAG
- the yqeB gene encoding selenium-dependent molybdenum cofactor biosynthesis protein YqeB — protein MHENLVIVRGGGDIASGSIEKLHKCGFNVLILEVENPSSIRRKVCYGEAVYTGEMEIEGIKSKKIKYLDEINKMFEERVIPVLVDPIAECTQILNPVALVDGILAKKNYGTNRGMAPITVALGPGFTAGKDVDIVIETMRGHNLGRLIYEGEAMKNTGVPGNIAGFTKERVIYSEFEGIIENIHDIGDIVKKGDVLAKIGGNEVYASIDGVLRGIIRDGFYVTKNFKIADIDPRADEQKNCFTISDKSRSIGGAVLEAVISLMKKRGF, from the coding sequence ATGCATGAAAATCTGGTAATAGTCAGAGGAGGCGGAGATATTGCCTCAGGTTCAATAGAAAAACTGCATAAATGCGGTTTCAACGTACTTATTTTGGAAGTGGAAAATCCAAGTTCTATTAGAAGAAAGGTATGTTATGGTGAAGCAGTTTATACAGGTGAAATGGAAATAGAGGGAATAAAATCAAAAAAGATAAAATATCTTGATGAAATAAATAAAATGTTTGAAGAGAGGGTAATTCCGGTATTGGTAGATCCCATAGCCGAATGTACACAGATATTGAATCCTGTGGCACTGGTAGACGGGATACTTGCCAAAAAAAATTACGGGACAAACAGAGGAATGGCTCCGATAACAGTAGCATTGGGGCCGGGATTTACAGCAGGAAAAGATGTGGATATAGTTATTGAAACAATGAGGGGACATAATCTCGGAAGGCTTATATATGAAGGTGAAGCCATGAAAAATACCGGAGTTCCGGGGAATATTGCCGGCTTTACAAAAGAAAGAGTTATTTACAGCGAATTTGAAGGCATTATAGAGAATATACACGATATAGGGGATATAGTGAAAAAGGGAGATGTTCTCGCAAAGATAGGCGGAAATGAAGTTTATGCCTCTATTGACGGGGTATTAAGAGGAATTATAAGAGATGGTTTTTATGTAACAAAGAATTTTAAAATAGCAGATATAGATCCCAGAGCAGATGAACAGAAGAATTGTTTTACCATTTCTGATAAGTCGAGAAGTATTGGCGGGGCAGTGCTTGAAGCTGTAATATCGTTAATGAAAAAAAGAGGATTCTGA
- a CDS encoding DUF3343 domain-containing protein has product MSEYQFLFHNTRGAIRFEDTLKTKNIRYRIMPPPIQLENCCGISIRLEYDQIEELLCADVKEVHLFKDGKYELYYRQENK; this is encoded by the coding sequence ATGTCTGAATATCAGTTTCTATTTCATAATACAAGAGGTGCAATTAGATTTGAAGATACTCTGAAAACTAAAAATATACGTTACAGAATAATGCCGCCGCCCATACAGCTGGAAAACTGCTGCGGGATCAGCATAAGGCTGGAATATGATCAAATAGAGGAATTATTATGTGCTGATGTGAAAGAGGTTCATTTGTTTAAAGACGGAAAGTACGAGTTATACTATAGGCAGGAAAATAAATAA
- the moaC gene encoding cyclic pyranopterin monophosphate synthase MoaC: MSKELSHFDKEGKAVMVDISGKNDTDRTAVATGEIKMHPDTLKTIKEGNIKKGDVLGVARVAAIMASKNTYNMIPMCHNILLSSAKIEFETDDENSTVKIKSIVKTSGKTGVEMEALMMVSVAGLTIYDMCKAIDKGMVIGEIKLEEKLGGKSGVWKREEE, from the coding sequence ATGAGTAAAGAATTAAGCCACTTTGATAAAGAAGGAAAAGCAGTAATGGTGGATATAAGCGGAAAAAATGATACTGATAGAACAGCTGTGGCAACAGGCGAGATAAAAATGCATCCTGATACTCTGAAAACCATCAAAGAAGGAAATATAAAAAAAGGGGATGTCCTAGGGGTAGCAAGAGTGGCAGCAATTATGGCTTCAAAAAATACCTATAACATGATACCAATGTGCCATAATATACTTTTATCCAGTGCAAAAATAGAATTTGAGACAGATGATGAAAACAGTACTGTAAAAATTAAATCTATAGTAAAGACTAGCGGGAAAACCGGAGTGGAAATGGAAGCTCTTATGATGGTTTCTGTAGCTGGTCTTACAATTTATGATATGTGTAAGGCTATAGATAAAGGGATGGTTATAGGAGAAATAAAGCTTGAGGAAAAACTCGGCGGAAAAAGCGGAGTCTGGAAAAGAGAAGAGGAATAA
- a CDS encoding MOSC domain-containing protein, whose amino-acid sequence MGKIVAICMSTKKGTQKKEINEINLIENFGLEGDAHGGNWHRQVSLLCYESIENFKNKGAEVDFGSFGENLIVQGIDFPALTVGKRIIGDNFELEVTQIGKECHTRCSIYTKMGDCIMPREGVFAKVITGGHIKKNDSIEIKG is encoded by the coding sequence ATGGGAAAGATAGTGGCAATATGCATGAGTACAAAAAAAGGGACTCAGAAAAAAGAGATAAATGAGATAAATTTAATAGAGAACTTTGGTCTTGAAGGAGATGCACACGGTGGGAACTGGCACAGGCAGGTAAGTCTTTTGTGTTATGAAAGCATAGAGAACTTTAAGAATAAAGGTGCAGAAGTGGATTTCGGCAGTTTCGGGGAAAATCTTATCGTACAGGGAATTGATTTTCCAGCACTTACTGTGGGAAAAAGAATAATCGGAGATAATTTTGAGCTTGAAGTAACACAGATCGGAAAGGAATGCCACACAAGATGCAGTATTTATACTAAAATGGGAGACTGCATAATGCCGAGAGAAGGTGTTTTCGCCAAAGTAATAACAGGCGGGCATATAAAAAAGAATGACAGTATAGAAATAAAGGGATAA
- a CDS encoding M20 family metallopeptidase: protein MNFDNIEEDIIKWRRILHENPEPSFKEYKTTEFIKEKLLSFGNIEIIQPAETRVIGKLKGSSQGKTVAFRADIDALPLDEKTECDFRSKNNGIMHACGHDMHTAILLGLARILSENKQRIKGEVLFIFQRGEEMAPGGAAELKKSGVLDGMDMVFSLHVMPGEKTGRIGVKRGTATANKDTFDIYVKGKGGHSSMPQQVKDPILIGSEIVTNLQSVVARNVDPFNTAVISTASFKSGEEYGVIPDTAHLTGAVRTFDGKTRETVKNRMKLIVENILKAYEAGGEIKFFENDYKAVYNDEELCDIAEKVIMKKFGKDALVIKERPESFSEDFSEYINPAKGCMVWLGVDKNGKENPKLHNPYFCSK from the coding sequence ATGAATTTTGACAATATAGAAGAGGATATTATAAAATGGAGACGGATACTGCATGAGAATCCGGAACCGTCCTTTAAAGAATATAAAACAACTGAATTTATAAAAGAAAAGCTTCTGTCATTCGGGAATATTGAAATAATTCAGCCGGCAGAAACAAGGGTAATAGGGAAGTTAAAAGGAAGCAGCCAGGGAAAGACAGTTGCTTTCAGAGCAGATATAGATGCGCTTCCCCTTGATGAAAAAACAGAATGTGACTTCAGATCAAAAAATAACGGTATTATGCATGCCTGCGGTCATGATATGCATACTGCGATTTTACTGGGGCTTGCACGTATACTTTCTGAAAATAAGCAGAGAATAAAGGGAGAAGTCTTATTTATTTTTCAGCGTGGTGAGGAGATGGCGCCCGGAGGTGCTGCAGAACTGAAAAAAAGCGGAGTTTTAGACGGGATGGATATGGTATTTTCACTTCATGTTATGCCCGGAGAAAAAACGGGGAGAATTGGAGTGAAAAGAGGTACTGCTACTGCGAATAAAGATACTTTTGATATATATGTAAAAGGAAAAGGCGGGCATAGTTCCATGCCGCAGCAGGTAAAAGACCCTATTCTTATTGGTTCTGAGATAGTGACGAATCTGCAGTCGGTAGTAGCAAGAAATGTAGATCCTTTTAATACCGCGGTAATTTCTACTGCGAGCTTTAAATCAGGTGAAGAATACGGAGTGATTCCTGACACTGCACATCTTACAGGAGCAGTGCGGACTTTTGACGGAAAAACAAGAGAGACAGTGAAAAACAGGATGAAGCTCATAGTGGAGAATATACTAAAAGCATACGAAGCCGGCGGAGAAATAAAATTTTTTGAAAATGATTATAAAGCAGTGTATAATGATGAGGAATTATGCGATATTGCAGAAAAGGTCATAATGAAAAAATTCGGGAAGGATGCACTGGTAATAAAAGAGAGACCGGAGAGTTTCAGCGAAGATTTTTCAGAGTATATAAATCCTGCCAAAGGGTGTATGGTTTGGCTGGGAGTGGATAAAAACGGAAAAGAAAATCCAAAACTGCATAATCCTTATTTTTGCTCCAAATGA